The following proteins come from a genomic window of Anas platyrhynchos isolate ZD024472 breed Pekin duck chromosome 20, IASCAAS_PekinDuck_T2T, whole genome shotgun sequence:
- the RTN4RL1 gene encoding reticulon-4 receptor-like 1 isoform X2: MTVSCQAHNFVTIPEGIPEDSERIFLQNNQITLLLRGHFSPSMVTLWIYSNNITFIDPNTFEGFVNLEELDLGDNRYLRALAADTFQGLVKLHALYLYKCGLSSLPSGIFGGLHNLQYLYLQDNHIEFLQDDIFVDLVNLSHLFLHGNKLWSLHQNTFRGLINLDRLLIHQNQLQWVHRRAFHDLRRLTTLFLFNNSLSELQGDCLAHLAALEFLRLNGNPWSCDCKARSLWEWLHRFKGSSSSVICESPERMHGKDLKVLRAEDFRNCSGSESLHQIKTHTFSAADRGASKAHHPHHSSKEKGGERGAEKGLHSSQPAPRPGSRRPGKNCTSHKGRNRTLKPGSLGPRKSEHEVHDYVPDYQHKFSFGVMPTGPPRRKGKCTRRTPIRAPSGVQQAAGSAALEASRLVFVLLLAAVMR; this comes from the coding sequence ATGACCGTCAGCTGCCAGGCCCACAACTTCGTCACCATCCCCGAGGGCATCCCCGAGGACAGCGAGAGGATCTTCCTGCAGAACAACCAGATCACCCTGCTGCTGCGGGGCCACTTCAGCCCCTCCATGGTCACCCTCTGGATCTACTCCAACAACATCACCTTCATCGACCCCAACACCTTCGAGGGCTTCGTCAACCTGGAGGAGCTGGACCTGGGGGATAACCGCTACCTAAGGGCTTTGGCGGCGGACACTTTCCAAGGGCTGGTGAAACTCCACGCCTTGTATCTGTACAAGTGCGGGCTGAGCTCTCTCCCCAGTGGGATATTCGGCGGCCTCCACAACCTGCAATACCTTTACTTGCAAGACAACCACATCGAGTTCCTTCAGGACGATATTTTTGTTGACTTGGTTAACCTCAGCCATCTTTTTCTCCATGGAAACAAGCTCTGGAGCCTCCATCAGAACACGTTCAGGGGACTAATCAACCTGGATAGGCTGCTCATCCATCAGAATCAGCTGCAGTGGGTTCACAGGCGGGCTTTCCACGACCTCCGGCGACTGACCACCCTGTTCCTCTTCAACAACAGCCTCTCGGAGCTGCAGGGGGACtgcctggcccacctggcagccctGGAGTTCCTCAGGCTGAACGGGAACCCCTGGAGCTGCGACTGCAAGGCCCGCTCGCTCTGGGAGTGGCTGCACCGCTTCAAGGGCTCCAGCTCCAGCGTCATCTGCGAGTCCCCCGAGCGGATGCACGGCAAGGACCTAAAGGTGCTGAGGGCCGAAGACTTTAGGAACTGTTCGGGCTCGGAGTCGCTCCACCAGATCAAAACACACACTTTCTCGGCAGCAGACAGAGGAGCCTCCAAAGCCCACCACCCCCACCACTCCTCCAAGGAGAAGGGCGGCGAGCGAGGGGCCGAGAAGGGTTTGCACAGCAGCCAGCCCGCGCCCCGGCCGGGCTCGCGCCGCCCCGGCAAGAACTGCACCAGCCACAAAGGCCGCAACCGAACCCTTAAGCCGGGGTCGCTGGGCCCGCGGAAAAGCGAGCACGAGGTCCACGACTACGTGCCCGACTATCAGCACAAATTCAGCTTCGGCGTGATGCCCACGGGCCCCCCGAGACGCAAGGGTAAGTGCACCCGGCGGACGCCCATCCGCGCCCCCAGCGGGGTGCAGCAGGCGGCCGGCAGCGCGGCCCTCGAGGCCTCGCGCCTGgtttttgtgctgctgctcGCGGCCGTCATGCGCTGA
- the RTN4RL1 gene encoding reticulon-4 receptor-like 1 isoform X1: MLRQGALAELLLVLLGLKVHGAAGCPTDCVCYPSPMTVSCQAHNFVTIPEGIPEDSERIFLQNNQITLLLRGHFSPSMVTLWIYSNNITFIDPNTFEGFVNLEELDLGDNRYLRALAADTFQGLVKLHALYLYKCGLSSLPSGIFGGLHNLQYLYLQDNHIEFLQDDIFVDLVNLSHLFLHGNKLWSLHQNTFRGLINLDRLLIHQNQLQWVHRRAFHDLRRLTTLFLFNNSLSELQGDCLAHLAALEFLRLNGNPWSCDCKARSLWEWLHRFKGSSSSVICESPERMHGKDLKVLRAEDFRNCSGSESLHQIKTHTFSAADRGASKAHHPHHSSKEKGGERGAEKGLHSSQPAPRPGSRRPGKNCTSHKGRNRTLKPGSLGPRKSEHEVHDYVPDYQHKFSFGVMPTGPPRRKGKCTRRTPIRAPSGVQQAAGSAALEASRLVFVLLLAAVMR, translated from the coding sequence GGGCCCTCgcggagctgctgctggtgctgctggggctgaagGTCCACGGGGCCGCGGGCTGCCCCACCGACTGCGTCTGCTACCCCTCGCCCATGACCGTCAGCTGCCAGGCCCACAACTTCGTCACCATCCCCGAGGGCATCCCCGAGGACAGCGAGAGGATCTTCCTGCAGAACAACCAGATCACCCTGCTGCTGCGGGGCCACTTCAGCCCCTCCATGGTCACCCTCTGGATCTACTCCAACAACATCACCTTCATCGACCCCAACACCTTCGAGGGCTTCGTCAACCTGGAGGAGCTGGACCTGGGGGATAACCGCTACCTAAGGGCTTTGGCGGCGGACACTTTCCAAGGGCTGGTGAAACTCCACGCCTTGTATCTGTACAAGTGCGGGCTGAGCTCTCTCCCCAGTGGGATATTCGGCGGCCTCCACAACCTGCAATACCTTTACTTGCAAGACAACCACATCGAGTTCCTTCAGGACGATATTTTTGTTGACTTGGTTAACCTCAGCCATCTTTTTCTCCATGGAAACAAGCTCTGGAGCCTCCATCAGAACACGTTCAGGGGACTAATCAACCTGGATAGGCTGCTCATCCATCAGAATCAGCTGCAGTGGGTTCACAGGCGGGCTTTCCACGACCTCCGGCGACTGACCACCCTGTTCCTCTTCAACAACAGCCTCTCGGAGCTGCAGGGGGACtgcctggcccacctggcagccctGGAGTTCCTCAGGCTGAACGGGAACCCCTGGAGCTGCGACTGCAAGGCCCGCTCGCTCTGGGAGTGGCTGCACCGCTTCAAGGGCTCCAGCTCCAGCGTCATCTGCGAGTCCCCCGAGCGGATGCACGGCAAGGACCTAAAGGTGCTGAGGGCCGAAGACTTTAGGAACTGTTCGGGCTCGGAGTCGCTCCACCAGATCAAAACACACACTTTCTCGGCAGCAGACAGAGGAGCCTCCAAAGCCCACCACCCCCACCACTCCTCCAAGGAGAAGGGCGGCGAGCGAGGGGCCGAGAAGGGTTTGCACAGCAGCCAGCCCGCGCCCCGGCCGGGCTCGCGCCGCCCCGGCAAGAACTGCACCAGCCACAAAGGCCGCAACCGAACCCTTAAGCCGGGGTCGCTGGGCCCGCGGAAAAGCGAGCACGAGGTCCACGACTACGTGCCCGACTATCAGCACAAATTCAGCTTCGGCGTGATGCCCACGGGCCCCCCGAGACGCAAGGGTAAGTGCACCCGGCGGACGCCCATCCGCGCCCCCAGCGGGGTGCAGCAGGCGGCCGGCAGCGCGGCCCTCGAGGCCTCGCGCCTGgtttttgtgctgctgctcGCGGCCGTCATGCGCTGA